In the Ilumatobacteraceae bacterium genome, one interval contains:
- a CDS encoding SufS family cysteine desulfurase: MGVDWAAVRNDFPVLRREIDGAPIVYLDSGNTSQKPVQVIEAMDHFVRTGYAPINRSAYRLAGEATDRFEGARSAVARLVNAPRADEIVFTKNATEALNLVASSWGGSNLGEGDAIVLTHMEHHANIVPWQILATRTGSEIRWIPLTSDGQLDLTDLDRLLDGAKVLSFTAMSNVLGTITPVRRLVDAAHDAGAIAVVDACQYVPHNPTDLQAWDADFVAFSSHKMCGPAGVGALWGRMELLGAMPPYIGGGNMIADVRLDGFTTAPVPAKFEAGTPPIVDVIGFGAAVEYLEAISMDEIRHHEMELTRYAIDTLKGRYGDGITIHGPDDVEVRGGVLSFAFRDIHPHDVSQVLDERNVCVRAGHHCAKPLMRILGANATARASLYLYNDRSDVDALTDALDGATDIFGL, encoded by the coding sequence ATGGGCGTCGACTGGGCTGCCGTCCGCAACGACTTTCCGGTGCTCCGCCGCGAGATCGACGGTGCTCCGATCGTGTACCTCGACTCGGGCAACACCTCGCAGAAGCCGGTCCAGGTGATCGAGGCGATGGACCATTTCGTCCGCACCGGTTACGCCCCGATCAATCGCAGTGCGTACCGGCTCGCCGGCGAGGCCACCGATCGCTTCGAAGGCGCCAGATCCGCCGTCGCTCGGCTCGTCAACGCGCCGCGTGCCGACGAGATCGTGTTCACCAAGAACGCGACCGAGGCGCTGAACCTGGTCGCATCGTCGTGGGGCGGCTCGAACCTCGGCGAGGGCGACGCGATCGTGCTCACCCACATGGAGCACCACGCCAACATCGTGCCGTGGCAGATCCTCGCCACTCGGACCGGGTCCGAGATCCGCTGGATCCCACTGACGAGCGACGGCCAGCTCGATCTCACCGACCTCGATCGTCTGCTCGATGGCGCCAAGGTGCTGTCGTTCACGGCGATGAGCAATGTGCTCGGCACGATCACACCGGTCCGGCGGCTCGTCGACGCGGCGCACGACGCCGGCGCCATCGCGGTCGTCGATGCGTGCCAGTACGTGCCGCACAATCCGACCGATCTCCAGGCGTGGGACGCCGATTTCGTGGCGTTCTCCAGCCACAAGATGTGTGGTCCGGCCGGCGTCGGAGCGCTCTGGGGGCGCATGGAGCTCCTCGGTGCGATGCCGCCCTACATCGGCGGCGGCAACATGATCGCCGACGTCCGCCTCGACGGTTTCACCACCGCGCCGGTCCCGGCCAAGTTCGAAGCCGGCACTCCCCCGATCGTCGACGTCATCGGGTTCGGCGCTGCCGTCGAGTACCTCGAGGCGATCAGCATGGACGAGATCCGTCACCACGAGATGGAACTCACCAGGTACGCGATCGACACGCTCAAGGGGCGGTACGGCGACGGCATCACGATCCACGGGCCCGACGACGTCGAGGTCCGCGGCGGCGTGCTCAGCTTCGCGTTCCGCGACATCCATCCGCACGACGTCAGCCAGGTCCTCGACGAGCGCAACGTGTGCGTCCGGGCCGGGCACCACTGCGCCAAGCCGCTCATGCGCATCCTCGGAGCGAACGCCACCGCCCGGGCGAGCCTCTACCTGTACAACGACCGTTCCGACGTCGACGCGTT
- the sufC gene encoding Fe-S cluster assembly ATPase SufC — MTELFQVDGLHARPTTEPGATPADDILRGLSLTVKAGEVHAIMGPNGSGKSTLGTTLLGSPEYEVTSGSITFQGDDVTDWPTEERAKAGMFLAFQYPQEIAGVSVIQFLRAALSARKGVDLSVLELRLATMDWMKRLGMDSSFVDRYLNEGFSGGEKKRNEIMQMAILEPELAILDETDSGLDIDALRIVAQGIREVRNERPGMGVVLITHYQRLLDEIQPDHVHILVDGRIVQSGGMELVEQLERDGYEAFKVTS, encoded by the coding sequence ATGACCGAGCTGTTTCAGGTCGATGGGTTGCACGCCCGACCGACCACCGAGCCGGGTGCGACCCCCGCTGACGACATCCTCCGAGGCCTCTCACTGACCGTGAAGGCGGGTGAGGTGCACGCGATCATGGGGCCCAACGGGTCGGGCAAGAGCACCCTCGGCACCACGCTGCTCGGCTCACCCGAGTACGAGGTCACCTCCGGTTCGATCACGTTCCAGGGTGACGACGTCACGGATTGGCCCACCGAGGAGCGCGCCAAGGCCGGCATGTTCCTGGCGTTCCAGTACCCCCAGGAGATCGCCGGCGTCTCGGTGATCCAGTTCCTGCGGGCAGCGCTGTCCGCACGCAAGGGCGTCGATCTGTCGGTGCTCGAACTGCGGCTCGCCACGATGGACTGGATGAAGCGGCTCGGCATGGATTCGTCGTTCGTCGACCGCTACCTCAACGAAGGATTCTCCGGCGGCGAGAAGAAGCGCAACGAGATCATGCAGATGGCGATCCTCGAGCCCGAGCTCGCGATCCTCGACGAGACCGACTCCGGACTCGACATCGACGCGCTTCGGATCGTCGCCCAGGGCATCCGCGAGGTCCGCAACGAGCGGCCAGGGATGGGCGTGGTGCTCATCACGCACTACCAGCGGCTCCTCGACGAGATCCAGCCCGACCACGTTCACATCCTCGTCGACGGGCGCATCGTCCAGTCCGGCGGCATGGAGCTCGTCGAGCAGCTCGAACGCGACGGCTACGAGGCGTTCAAGGTGACCAGCTGA
- a CDS encoding LCP family protein produces MHTEIAATLVAPGWAARERRRSVAIAMLVVGVGLPLLMALYVVVGGRSWVALTLDREFLGLVVLVGCLGIAVRLAALVEVWLAAGRRRSLDRIETAAAVVAMVGLIAGSVAVVEVGRARAALAPTFTATAGEPLFDPDRPVTSAPVESTAPVTTAAATTTSTTRPDLEPRGGVGEIVVVTTTTTTLPPKPAQPDSGVSAADLADVTTVLLLGGDAGPGRGGLRTDSMMLFSLHRPSGRAALISIPRNLERLLFPPGSALESSYPYGFGDIANAVYPIVSSRGSLRDAYAVGDIRPGVVAIAQGIGYSLDVKIDDYVLVDMQGFLDLIDAIGGVTLTLTSAIPMPGNVPGARTQYPDTIGPGVVQMDGSTALGYARSRKGDNDYRRARRQRDLLAALAQQVSLTDVALSFGSVAAAIGGTLRTSLTPDELTETLNVIGGETAIVESVGLVPPLVDVRRPDYDAMAKIVGAVHMALVTGASSGY; encoded by the coding sequence GTGCACACGGAGATCGCGGCCACGCTGGTGGCACCCGGCTGGGCGGCGCGCGAGCGGCGACGCTCGGTGGCGATCGCGATGCTGGTCGTCGGCGTCGGTCTGCCCCTGCTCATGGCGCTGTACGTCGTCGTGGGGGGCCGCAGTTGGGTGGCGCTCACACTCGACCGAGAGTTCCTGGGGCTGGTCGTACTGGTCGGCTGCCTCGGCATCGCGGTTCGGCTCGCGGCGTTGGTCGAGGTGTGGCTCGCGGCAGGCAGACGGCGGTCGCTCGATCGCATCGAGACCGCAGCGGCGGTGGTGGCGATGGTCGGACTGATCGCCGGCAGCGTGGCGGTGGTGGAGGTCGGCCGGGCGCGGGCCGCGCTCGCCCCGACGTTCACCGCGACGGCGGGTGAGCCACTCTTCGATCCTGATCGGCCGGTCACGTCGGCGCCGGTCGAGTCGACCGCACCGGTGACGACCGCGGCAGCAACGACCACGTCGACGACCCGACCCGACCTCGAACCGAGGGGCGGTGTCGGCGAGATCGTGGTCGTGACGACCACGACCACGACGTTGCCGCCGAAGCCGGCGCAACCCGATAGCGGTGTGAGCGCCGCAGACCTGGCCGACGTGACGACCGTGCTCCTGCTCGGCGGTGACGCCGGGCCGGGACGTGGCGGCCTGCGGACCGATTCGATGATGCTGTTCAGCCTGCACCGGCCATCCGGCCGGGCGGCGCTGATCTCGATCCCGCGCAACCTGGAACGGCTGCTGTTCCCGCCGGGGAGCGCGCTCGAATCGTCGTACCCGTACGGGTTCGGTGACATCGCCAACGCCGTGTACCCCATCGTCTCCTCGCGCGGGAGCCTGCGCGACGCGTACGCGGTCGGCGACATCCGCCCCGGGGTCGTCGCCATCGCTCAGGGCATCGGCTACTCGCTCGACGTCAAGATCGACGACTACGTGCTCGTCGACATGCAGGGGTTCCTCGACCTCATCGACGCGATCGGTGGGGTCACGCTCACCCTCACGTCGGCGATCCCGATGCCGGGCAACGTCCCGGGTGCGCGGACCCAGTACCCCGACACGATCGGTCCGGGCGTGGTCCAGATGGACGGATCGACCGCGCTCGGGTACGCGCGCAGCAGGAAGGGTGACAACGACTACCGGCGGGCGCGTCGCCAGCGCGATCTGCTCGCAGCCCTCGCGCAGCAGGTGTCGCTCACCGATGTGGCCCTGTCGTTCGGGTCGGTGGCCGCGGCGATCGGGGGCACGCTGCGCACATCGCTGACACCCGACGAGCTCACCGAGACCCTGAACGTGATCGGCGGTGAGACGGCGATCGTCGAGTCGGTCGGACTCGTCCCGCCCCTGGTCGACGTGCGGCGACCCGACTACGACGCGATGGCCAAGATCGTCGGTGCGGTCCACATGGCGCTCGTCACCGGCGCGAGCTCCGGCTACTGA
- a CDS encoding LCP family protein, translating to MSNTNDTQALRGLDDLESRLRGPDLQEGSPGAQMAISVVLPGVPAFRRTPPLALLLSVLGVIVPVLGVLWAYANRSDLIGFALDQRVLLGVVVVGLLAVVVRLAAIAEIAHAFRRTPGIGGRTAVATVVVLALSIPVLWVAFRANEARSAVGNVFSSSDGDPLFEPTVGDGAASDGAEPIDPDSVKNILLLGGDAGPGRWGLRTDTMIIVSVHESSGRTSLVSIPRNLTRLQFPPGSPLRDAFPDGFNDLANAVFPYVSTRDELMAHYGRNGLQAEAVALSEAIGYSLDVKIDDYALVNMQGFLEVIDAIGGVDIQIDQRLPMPGTIPGAKRELPDTLGPGLEHLDGTLAIAYVRSRSGDSDYQRMGRQRQLLSALGSQVSTTEAIGAFGSVTGDLENSMRTSLSSGEFSNLLDRLGDNDGIHESIGLTPPLITPGSPDYPFIQSVIDAVELALVTGAGSGFAS from the coding sequence ATGTCCAACACCAACGACACCCAGGCCCTGCGGGGTCTCGACGACCTCGAGAGCCGACTGCGCGGTCCCGATCTCCAAGAGGGATCCCCCGGCGCGCAGATGGCCATTTCGGTCGTCCTGCCGGGTGTTCCGGCGTTTCGCCGAACGCCGCCGTTGGCCCTGCTCCTGTCGGTGCTCGGCGTGATCGTGCCGGTGCTCGGCGTGCTCTGGGCCTACGCGAACCGCAGCGATCTGATCGGCTTCGCCCTCGACCAGCGTGTGCTCCTCGGTGTGGTCGTGGTCGGGCTGCTCGCCGTGGTGGTCCGTCTGGCGGCGATCGCCGAGATCGCGCACGCATTCCGACGCACGCCCGGGATCGGCGGGCGGACCGCCGTCGCCACCGTCGTCGTGCTCGCGCTGAGCATCCCGGTGCTCTGGGTCGCGTTCCGTGCCAACGAGGCCCGGAGCGCGGTGGGCAACGTGTTCTCGTCGTCCGACGGTGACCCGCTGTTCGAGCCGACTGTCGGCGACGGCGCCGCGTCCGATGGTGCCGAACCGATCGATCCCGACTCCGTCAAGAACATCCTGCTGCTCGGTGGCGACGCCGGCCCCGGGCGCTGGGGCCTGCGCACCGACACGATGATCATCGTCTCGGTCCACGAGTCGTCGGGCCGCACGTCGTTGGTCTCGATCCCGCGCAACCTCACCCGGCTCCAGTTCCCGCCGGGCAGCCCGCTTCGCGATGCATTCCCCGACGGCTTCAACGACCTGGCGAACGCCGTGTTCCCCTACGTGTCGACCCGCGACGAACTGATGGCCCACTATGGCCGCAACGGGCTGCAGGCCGAGGCCGTCGCGCTGTCCGAGGCGATCGGGTACTCGCTCGATGTCAAGATCGACGACTACGCGCTGGTCAACATGCAGGGGTTCCTCGAGGTGATCGACGCGATCGGCGGGGTCGACATCCAGATCGATCAACGGTTGCCGATGCCGGGCACGATCCCCGGTGCGAAGCGCGAACTGCCCGACACGCTCGGCCCGGGGCTCGAACACCTCGACGGCACCCTCGCGATCGCCTACGTGCGTTCCCGCTCCGGTGACTCCGACTATCAGCGAATGGGGCGGCAACGCCAGTTGCTGTCCGCGCTCGGTTCGCAGGTGTCCACGACCGAGGCGATCGGGGCTTTCGGTTCCGTCACCGGCGACCTCGAGAACTCGATGCGGACGTCGCTGTCGTCGGGTGAGTTCAGCAACCTGCTCGACCGACTCGGTGACAACGACGGGATCCACGAGTCGATCGGTCTGACCCCGCCGCTGATCACGCCGGGATCGCCCGACTACCCGTTCATCCAGAGCGTGATCGACGCCGTCGAGCTGGCACTCGTCACCGGGGCCGGCAGCGGGTTCGCCTCCTGA
- a CDS encoding class I SAM-dependent methyltransferase, which translates to MNANVAGNNYDKYASTNPIEQRMMSGFFEALDTMLEDMSPSTVVEVGAGEGRVTARLVERFPDATVIGLDLLDDDLAGDWAELGLPMFFGDATRLPFADASIDLVVGLEVMEHIPRPDDALREIARVCRHATVLSVPREPIWRAGNMARGRYLRELGNTPGHVNHWSSRSFERFVSGQFDVTAVRRPLPWMMLAARPRA; encoded by the coding sequence GTGAACGCCAACGTTGCGGGGAACAACTACGACAAGTACGCCTCGACCAACCCGATCGAGCAGCGGATGATGAGCGGGTTCTTCGAAGCGCTCGACACGATGCTCGAGGACATGTCGCCGTCGACCGTCGTCGAGGTCGGAGCGGGCGAGGGACGGGTCACCGCACGGCTCGTGGAGCGCTTTCCCGACGCGACCGTGATCGGTCTCGACCTGCTCGACGACGACCTCGCCGGCGACTGGGCCGAGCTCGGCCTCCCCATGTTCTTCGGAGACGCGACTCGGTTGCCGTTCGCCGACGCCTCGATCGACCTCGTCGTCGGGCTCGAGGTCATGGAGCACATCCCGCGACCCGACGACGCGCTGCGTGAGATCGCCAGGGTCTGCCGGCACGCCACCGTGCTCTCGGTACCGAGGGAGCCGATCTGGCGAGCCGGCAACATGGCCAGGGGCCGGTACCTCCGCGAGCTGGGCAACACCCCGGGTCACGTCAACCACTGGTCGTCGCGCTCGTTCGAGCGGTTCGTGAGCGGTCAGTTCGACGTCACGGCCGTGCGACGGCCGCTTCCGTGGATGATGCTGGCGGCCCGTCCGCGGGCATGA
- a CDS encoding glycosyltransferase family 2 protein: MAESATPLAKLLIQIPCFNEADTLAATLADLPRSVPGVDVVEWLIIDDGSTDGTADVARANGVDHVVTHARNRGLAAAFLTGLDAGLRLGADVIVNTDADNQYVADCIPELIAPICDGSADMVVGERPITSIDDFSWAKKKLQRFGSWVVRKFSGTDVADAPSGFRAIGREAALRLQVFGRFSYTMETLVQANAEGLSVVSVPVRVNPQTRPSRLAKSTFQYLRSSSQTIVRSFALYHPFKFFFRVGLVPFALGMVLLIRWGLLWLIDDEYRSRIPSLVVGAVFVVVAVQIWVVAFLADLQAASRRLLAESRVRERRRALDDAA, from the coding sequence ATGGCTGAATCCGCGACGCCTCTCGCCAAGTTGCTCATCCAGATCCCGTGCTTCAACGAAGCCGACACGCTGGCTGCGACCCTCGCCGACCTGCCCCGGTCCGTGCCGGGTGTCGACGTCGTCGAATGGCTGATCATCGACGACGGCAGCACCGACGGCACCGCGGACGTCGCCCGAGCGAACGGTGTCGATCACGTCGTCACCCATGCTCGCAATCGCGGCCTGGCTGCAGCGTTCCTGACCGGGCTCGATGCGGGCCTCCGTCTGGGTGCCGACGTCATCGTCAACACCGACGCCGACAACCAGTACGTGGCCGACTGCATCCCCGAACTCATCGCCCCGATCTGTGACGGATCGGCCGACATGGTGGTGGGGGAGCGGCCGATCACCAGCATCGACGACTTCTCGTGGGCCAAGAAGAAGTTGCAGCGGTTCGGCTCGTGGGTCGTCAGGAAGTTCTCCGGGACCGACGTGGCCGATGCGCCGAGCGGGTTCCGTGCGATCGGCCGCGAGGCAGCGCTGAGGCTCCAGGTGTTCGGCAGGTTCAGTTACACGATGGAGACGCTCGTGCAGGCGAACGCCGAGGGGCTCTCCGTCGTGTCGGTCCCGGTCCGCGTCAACCCGCAGACCCGTCCCTCGCGGCTCGCCAAGAGCACGTTCCAGTACCTGCGCTCGTCGAGCCAGACCATCGTGCGCAGCTTCGCGCTGTACCACCCGTTCAAGTTCTTCTTCCGGGTCGGCCTGGTGCCGTTCGCGCTCGGGATGGTGCTCCTGATCCGCTGGGGACTGCTGTGGCTGATCGACGACGAGTACCGGAGCCGCATCCCGAGCCTCGTCGTCGGTGCCGTCTTCGTCGTCGTCGCCGTGCAGATCTGGGTGGTGGCGTTCCTCGCCGACCTCCAGGCGGCCAGTCGTCGTCTGCTCGCCGAGTCGAGGGTGCGTGAGCGTCGGCGTGCGCTCGACGACGCCGCCTGA
- a CDS encoding MBL fold metallo-hydrolase produces the protein MTTAAIPSTTLHWADADVEVHRVVVGSYDNNVFVVRCRRTGEAVLIDAANEHELLLELCQQLGVRRVLETHGHFDHIGAVSQLREAGYEVAVTAADAPMLAKVGYDVFLDDAEVIEFGRLRLDAIHNPGHTPGSISFHLAGTPLLFTGDTLFPGGPGNTSFDGGDFAAIIDSIDTKLFTFPAETILLPGHGVDTTIGRERPHLQEWVDRGW, from the coding sequence ATGACGACCGCCGCGATCCCGTCCACGACGCTGCACTGGGCCGATGCCGACGTCGAGGTCCACCGGGTCGTCGTCGGTTCGTACGACAACAACGTCTTCGTCGTCCGGTGCCGACGGACCGGCGAGGCCGTGCTGATCGACGCCGCGAACGAGCACGAGCTCCTCCTCGAACTGTGCCAGCAGCTCGGGGTACGGCGCGTCCTGGAGACGCACGGCCACTTCGACCACATCGGAGCGGTCAGCCAGCTGCGCGAGGCCGGGTACGAGGTCGCGGTCACCGCCGCCGATGCGCCGATGCTCGCCAAGGTCGGGTACGACGTGTTCCTCGACGACGCCGAGGTCATCGAGTTCGGTCGTCTCCGCCTCGACGCGATCCACAACCCGGGGCACACGCCCGGCTCGATCTCGTTCCACCTGGCCGGCACGCCGCTGCTGTTCACCGGTGACACGCTGTTCCCCGGCGGCCCCGGCAACACCTCGTTCGACGGCGGCGACTTCGCAGCGATCATCGACTCGATCGACACCAAGCTGTTCACGTTCCCGGCGGAGACGATCCTGCTGCCCGGCCACGGCGTCGACACCACGATCGGACGCGAGCGCCCGCACCTGCAGGAGTGGGTCGACCGGGGCTGGTGA
- a CDS encoding ATP-binding cassette domain-containing protein has protein sequence MPSSFELREVTAGPPGAPILRSVSVAVPCAGITVLAGPSGAGKSSLLRLLNRLDDPHRGEVARDGRDVRTWEPTELRRRVAMVFQRAPVFPGTVLDNLQVACPSLDAEAAEAALSRVGLDPALLGRTATDLSGGEAQRMCFARALATEPQVMLADEPTASLDGASRRTIEALGRDLADGGMPFVWVSHDVVQLRRLADHVIVLVDGAVAASGPLAELDEHDDALVRDLVGAT, from the coding sequence GTGCCGTCGTCGTTCGAGCTCCGTGAGGTCACGGCGGGACCGCCGGGAGCACCGATCCTGCGGTCGGTGTCGGTCGCGGTCCCGTGCGCGGGCATCACGGTGTTGGCCGGACCGTCGGGCGCCGGCAAGTCGAGCCTGCTGCGACTCCTGAACCGGTTGGACGACCCGCACCGGGGTGAGGTCGCGCGGGACGGGCGCGATGTTCGGACCTGGGAGCCGACCGAGCTCCGTCGGCGAGTCGCCATGGTCTTCCAGCGCGCACCGGTGTTCCCGGGCACGGTGCTCGACAACCTGCAGGTCGCCTGCCCGAGCCTCGATGCCGAAGCTGCCGAGGCGGCCCTCTCGCGAGTCGGGCTCGATCCAGCGTTGCTCGGACGCACAGCGACCGACCTGAGCGGTGGCGAGGCGCAGCGGATGTGCTTCGCGCGTGCGCTCGCGACGGAGCCGCAGGTGATGCTCGCCGACGAGCCGACCGCCTCGCTCGACGGGGCGTCGCGTCGGACGATCGAGGCGCTCGGACGCGACCTCGCCGACGGCGGGATGCCGTTCGTGTGGGTCAGCCACGATGTAGTGCAACTCCGCCGGCTCGCCGATCACGTGATCGTCCTCGTCGACGGCGCCGTCGCTGCGTCGGGTCCGTTGGCCGAGCTCGACGAGCACGACGATGCGCTGGTGCGTGACCTGGTGGGAGCGACGTGA
- the fetB gene encoding iron export ABC transporter permease subunit FetB produces the protein MIAAAATTDIGLVGMAASGILVAVALGVSMWRRLGLERSLLWSALRALGQLVVVGWALQLIVDDDDPLVFSFLWLAVMLGLAGYTTWQRAGRVRAVLPLSLAAYAASAAVTLGVLFGFGIYELEGRTIVPLAGIVVGNSLSATVLVSRRLFDAADDHRDLIEARLALGLSASEAFAPDLRESLRTALVPQIETTKAVGIIALPGAMVGLILAGVDPEQAVRVQLSVMYLVLGSVATTTAVMSLGISRRLFTSSQQLVRR, from the coding sequence GTGATCGCAGCGGCGGCGACGACCGACATCGGTCTGGTCGGAATGGCGGCCTCGGGCATCCTGGTCGCGGTGGCGCTCGGTGTCTCGATGTGGCGCCGGCTCGGTCTCGAACGGAGTCTGCTGTGGTCGGCGCTGCGAGCGCTCGGCCAGCTGGTCGTCGTGGGCTGGGCGCTGCAACTGATCGTCGACGACGACGATCCGCTGGTGTTCTCGTTCCTGTGGCTGGCGGTGATGCTCGGCCTGGCCGGGTACACGACGTGGCAGCGCGCCGGCCGGGTCCGGGCGGTGCTGCCGTTGTCGCTCGCCGCCTACGCGGCCTCGGCCGCGGTCACGCTCGGTGTGCTGTTCGGATTCGGCATCTACGAGCTCGAGGGACGCACGATCGTGCCGCTCGCCGGCATTGTCGTCGGCAACTCGCTGTCGGCCACCGTGCTGGTCTCCCGGCGACTGTTCGACGCCGCCGACGATCACCGCGACCTGATCGAGGCCCGACTCGCCCTCGGGCTCTCCGCATCCGAAGCGTTCGCTCCCGATCTGCGCGAGTCGCTGCGCACGGCGCTCGTCCCGCAGATCGAGACCACGAAAGCGGTCGGCATCATCGCGTTGCCGGGAGCCATGGTCGGCCTGATCCTCGCCGGCGTCGACCCGGAGCAGGCCGTTCGCGTCCAGCTCTCGGTGATGTACCTGGTGCTCGGCAGCGTCGCGACGACGACGGCGGTCATGAGCCTCGGGATCTCCCGCCGGCTGTTCACGAGTTCGCAGCAACTCGTCCGCCGCTGA
- a CDS encoding type II toxin-antitoxin system VapC family toxin, which translates to MTIALDTSALLALAVAGDQRDVVVEALSTDRAWCASAMALTEALPAIDRLTDERILRADLEDAIRLTWDHLHVVPVDQRCLDRAATLSRLQPVRLTDAIHFAAAERLPGPVRFVTFDPAQIGVALGLGFEVVSS; encoded by the coding sequence ATGACGATCGCGCTCGACACGAGCGCGCTGCTCGCACTGGCGGTCGCCGGCGATCAACGCGACGTCGTCGTCGAGGCGCTCTCGACCGACCGCGCGTGGTGTGCGTCGGCGATGGCGCTGACCGAGGCGCTCCCGGCGATCGACCGGCTCACCGACGAACGCATCCTCCGCGCCGACCTCGAGGACGCGATCCGTCTCACGTGGGATCACCTGCACGTCGTCCCGGTCGACCAGCGCTGCCTCGATCGGGCAGCAACCCTCTCGCGCCTGCAACCGGTCCGGCTCACCGATGCGATCCACTTCGCGGCCGCCGAACGTCTGCCGGGTCCGGTGCGGTTCGTCACCTTCGACCCCGCCCAGATCGGCGTCGCCCTCGGTCTCGGGTTCGAGGTCGTCTCCAGCTGA
- a CDS encoding type II toxin-antitoxin system prevent-host-death family antitoxin, whose translation MDTIGVRELRADLAGAVRRATAGERTVITSHGRPVAQLAPLDEAAPDIERLVAAGALIPPRRTGEWRAPDPVAIWATVRVDRALRELRG comes from the coding sequence GTGGACACTATTGGAGTACGCGAACTCCGGGCCGACCTGGCGGGCGCGGTCCGCCGCGCGACGGCCGGCGAACGAACCGTCATCACCTCCCACGGACGTCCCGTCGCCCAGCTCGCTCCGCTCGACGAGGCGGCACCCGACATCGAACGACTCGTCGCCGCCGGCGCGCTGATCCCGCCGCGACGCACCGGCGAGTGGCGCGCCCCCGACCCGGTCGCGATCTGGGCGACCGTGCGGGTCGACCGGGCGCTCCGAGAGCTGCGCGGATGA
- a CDS encoding acyl-CoA dehydrogenase family protein gives MNFAFTEEQEELRSTIRSFMEAKSPESAVREQMETDDGYDADVWKQMGEQMGLQGLHIPEEYGGSGFGYVELGIVLEEMGRALLCAPYFSSVVLAANALIHSGDEAAKQAHLPGIAAGETVATLAFTEPSGKWDEAGITMEATASGDGHTLSGTKSFVIDGATAGLILVAARTDAGVSLFAVDGDASGLTRTALSTMDQTRKQAKLDFDNTPATLIGTDGGGWDILSTVLDLAAIGLAAEQVGGAQFVLEMAVQYAKDRVQFGRPIGSFQAIKHKCADMLLEVESAKSAAYYGLWCASEMNDELPSVASLAKAYCSEAYFHATAENIQIHGGIGFTWEHPAHLYFKRAKSSELLFGDPTYHREQLAQRIGI, from the coding sequence ATGAACTTCGCTTTCACCGAGGAACAAGAAGAGCTCCGCTCGACCATCCGCTCGTTCATGGAGGCCAAGAGCCCCGAATCGGCGGTCCGTGAGCAGATGGAGACCGACGACGGGTACGACGCCGACGTCTGGAAGCAGATGGGTGAGCAGATGGGCCTCCAGGGCCTGCACATCCCCGAGGAGTACGGCGGCTCGGGCTTCGGCTACGTCGAGCTGGGCATCGTGCTCGAGGAGATGGGTCGGGCACTGCTGTGCGCCCCGTACTTCTCGTCGGTCGTGCTCGCCGCCAACGCGCTGATCCACTCCGGTGACGAAGCCGCCAAGCAGGCGCACCTCCCCGGCATCGCCGCCGGCGAAACCGTCGCCACCCTGGCGTTCACCGAGCCGTCGGGCAAGTGGGACGAGGCCGGCATCACCATGGAGGCCACCGCCTCGGGCGACGGCCACACGCTGTCGGGCACGAAGAGCTTCGTGATCGACGGCGCCACCGCCGGCCTGATCCTCGTCGCCGCCCGCACCGACGCCGGCGTCAGCCTGTTCGCCGTCGACGGCGACGCCTCGGGCCTCACCCGCACCGCCCTGTCGACCATGGACCAGACCCGCAAGCAGGCCAAGCTCGACTTCGACAACACGCCGGCCACGCTGATCGGCACCGACGGCGGCGGCTGGGACATCCTGTCGACCGTGCTCGACCTCGCAGCGATCGGCCTCGCCGCCGAGCAGGTCGGCGGCGCCCAGTTCGTGCTCGAGATGGCCGTCCAGTACGCCAAGGACCGTGTGCAGTTCGGTCGGCCGATCGGTTCGTTCCAGGCGATCAAGCACAAGTGTGCCGACATGCTGCTCGAGGTCGAGTCGGCCAAGTCGGCCGCCTACTACGGCCTTTGGTGCGCCAGCGAGATGAACGACGAACTGCCGTCGGTCGCCTCGCTCGCCAAGGCCTACTGCTCCGAGGCGTACTTCCACGCCACGGCCGAGAACATCCAGATCCATGGTGGCATCGGCTTCACCTGGGAGCATCCGGCGCACCTGTACTTCAAGCGGGCCAAGAGCAGCGAGTTGCTGTTCGGTGACCCGACGTACCATCGCGAGCAGCTCGCTCAGCGCATCGGCATCTGA